A single window of bacterium DNA harbors:
- a CDS encoding antitoxin: MRTTLTIDDDVLQAARALAAARGRSLGSVLSELARKGLKPSAPVTYRDDFPVFEVREDSAVFGPEEVGQALDDE, from the coding sequence GTGCGTACCACCCTCACCATCGACGACGACGTTCTTCAAGCTGCCCGAGCGCTGGCGGCAGCCCGCGGCCGGTCGCTGGGCTCGGTGCTCTCGGAGCTTGCTCGCAAGGGCTTGAAACCCTCGGCGCCGGTAACCTACCGAGACGACTTCCCGGTCTTCGAGGTAAGGGAGGACTCGGCGGTTTTCGGCCCAGAGGAAGTCGGACAGGCCCTCGACGACGAGTAG